DNA sequence from the Cellulophaga sp. HaHaR_3_176 genome:
GTTCGTGATCGTGTGCGAGTTATGGAACAAAAAATTAATTCAAGTAAAAACTTAGGTGATCAAGAAAAAATAGATTTACAACAATACCTTACTCGTATTTATGGTAGTTTAACCACTTTTAATGTGTTATTTAAAAACCAGAGTGATAATTTCATAGGAGGTAAATCTAAATAACTAAATTGCTTTTTTTTCACTTAAATATTTCCAATAGCGCTTTGGTACATGTCGTGTATGCAACTTCATATTTATACGAGATTTAATATTTGTACTCTTAAAATAGTCATTCCAAAGGGTTTGATAATCGTATTCTGAAGTTGTAAAAGCATTGCTTTTGTGAATATTGTTGGTATGTGGGTTCTCTAAATTTAATGAAACAACTTCAACACTTTGTAAGTTGTAATAAATGCCATACTTGCGTTTTACATCATAAATTAACCATTGTTGATCAGCATATCTATTTTTAAAATGCTTAGAAATTAAAGGTAATATATCAAAATCAGGTTCAATATTTGAAAAATATATTTCATCTTTAGTTAACTGAAAACGTACAAAAGCTTCCATTCTATGTTTTTCTCTACCAACAGATTTTGCTAATTGACTAATACGCAAAACAATATCATCTGAATAATTTAGATGTATAATTTCATTTTTTGAAAACAATTTTTGAATGTATCGGTAGAGAAGTAATTCAATACCTTTTGTTTCACTTAAAAAAGCAAAATATATCTTTTTAATTGATGAATTACTTTTATTCTGAATGCCATTCCATACTCTTTTTGCTTTATCTAATTGAGTATAAATTGATTCGATGTCAGAAAACAAACCCCCTTGAGAATTTACTTCATTTTGAATATCTGCAATTTCCATTTTTTGTTCA
Encoded proteins:
- a CDS encoding TIGR03915 family putative DNA repair protein, which gives rise to MKEAKILIYDGSFNGFLTAVFEVFEQKMEIADIQNEVNSQGGLFSDIESIYTQLDKAKRVWNGIQNKSNSSIKKIYFAFLSETKGIELLLYRYIQKLFSKNEIIHLNYSDDIVLRISQLAKSVGREKHRMEAFVRFQLTKDEIYFSNIEPDFDILPLISKHFKNRYADQQWLIYDVKRKYGIYYNLQSVEVVSLNLENPHTNNIHKSNAFTTSEYDYQTLWNDYFKSTNIKSRINMKLHTRHVPKRYWKYLSEKKAI